A stretch of DNA from Gimesia chilikensis:
TCCGGTGCACCCGTATTGGATTCAGAACGCAGATTACTGGGTGTCTTTTCAGAACGGTGCTGCATGGATGTGCTGATTAAAGCCAGCTATGAGCAGTTGCCTTCAACTCAGATCTTTCCGTTTATCGATACGGAACCGCGGTGTATCACGGAAGACACGGATCTGTTGACCATCGCGCAGATTTTTCAGAGCACGCCGACACGTCGTCTGCCGGTCGTCCGCGATGGAAACTGCCTGGTTGGCCAGATCAGTCGCCGTGATCTCTTGAAAGCGGAATTGAAACATCTGCAGTTCAAGACCAATCTGCCTCAGGAGAAAAACCTGTTGTATCTGAGTGGTATTATGAACCGGGAAGAGTCGCCGATTGCCTGATCGGTCTCCTGTTGCAGAGTAAAATAGAAGAGTGAGTCTTGCCTGAGAAAAACCAGCTGAACCTGTTTCAGCTGGTTTTTCTCGTTCCTGACGGTTTGATTTTCAGAGCTGGTCAACTAAAATCGGGCCAGTTCGCGTTGCTGACAGACTGAACATTTCCGGTCAGTGGGGCGAGCGGTATCCAGTCAGACATCGATTCTATTCAGATAAAGCTAACTATTCGAAGGACTTGCAGCATGGACCAGGCAGAAATTTTACTCGACGCGGAAGAGAGAATGGACAAAGCGGTTCACGTATTTCAAGGTCAGCTGCAGGGGATTCGTACGGGGCGGGCCACCCCCGGTCTGGTGGATTCGATCCGCGTGGATTACTACGGTTCACCGACTCCGTTGAAGCAGATGGCGAACGTGAGCGTTCCCGAGCCGCAGCAGATTCTGATTCGCCCCTTCGATGCCCAGATGGTGGGAGAGATTGCCAAAGCGATCCAGGCCAGCGATATGGGACTGGCACCGAATACCGATGGCCGCGTGGTGCGGTTAAACATTCCCCCGCTTTCGACGGAGCGTCGTCGACAGTTGGTCTCCCGCGTGAAAGAGCTGGCTGAAGAAGCCCGGATTTCGATCCGCAACATCCGCCGGGATGCAAACAAGCATGCTGACCAGTCCGAAAAAGACAAAGTGATGGGGGAAGACGAACGGGACGATACCAAGGATCAGATCCAGGAACTGACCAAGAAGTTCGAAGGTAAAGTCAACAGCATGGCGGATGCGAAAGAAAAAGACGTGATGGACGAGTAGTCCGTCGGTCTTTCAGTAGCCCGCGCTCGCAACTTAAAGTGCTCCCGCCAGTATAATCAGGAATTCGTCGTTTTTCGGACGGGTTCAATACAGTCACATTCTATCTTAACCTCTGTAATCAAAGAGACAGGTTCAAGTTTCCATGGCAAAGAAAACAATTGAAAACGTAGACGTAGCGGGTAAGACCGTATTGATGCGTGTGGATTTTAACGTTCCGCTGGATGACGATCTGAATATTACCGATGATCGCCGGGTGCGGATGGCTCTGCCTTCGATCAAGTCGGTTATCGATCGTGGCGGTCGCCTGATTCTGATGAGTCACCTGGGACGTCCCAAGGGGGATGCCGGTGATGCGAAATTCAGCCTCAAGCCAACCGCTGCCTGCCTGGGTAAGCTGCTGGATCAGGACGTCGCCTTTGCGACGGATACGGTTGGCGACGATGCGAAGGCGAAAGTCGCTGCCCTGGAAGATGGCCAGGTACTGATCCTGGAGAACCTGCGGTTCAACGATGGTGAGAAAAAAGGGGATGCCGCTTTCGCAGGTGCGCTGGCAGCGTTCGCTGATATCTACTGCAACGACGCTTTTGGTACCTGCCACCGGACCGATGCTTCGATGGTCGCAGTTCCGGAAGCCATGGACGGTAAGCCGAAAGTCGTTGGTTTCCTGGTATCGAAGGAAATTCAATACCTGTCCGATGCGAT
This window harbors:
- a CDS encoding CBS domain-containing protein — protein: MDKPVLAKDIMVTKLITLTPDMDVHEAIGKLLNHRISGAPVLDSERRLLGVFSERCCMDVLIKASYEQLPSTQIFPFIDTEPRCITEDTDLLTIAQIFQSTPTRRLPVVRDGNCLVGQISRRDLLKAELKHLQFKTNLPQEKNLLYLSGIMNREESPIA
- the frr gene encoding ribosome recycling factor encodes the protein MDQAEILLDAEERMDKAVHVFQGQLQGIRTGRATPGLVDSIRVDYYGSPTPLKQMANVSVPEPQQILIRPFDAQMVGEIAKAIQASDMGLAPNTDGRVVRLNIPPLSTERRRQLVSRVKELAEEARISIRNIRRDANKHADQSEKDKVMGEDERDDTKDQIQELTKKFEGKVNSMADAKEKDVMDE